The Indicator indicator isolate 239-I01 chromosome 32, UM_Iind_1.1, whole genome shotgun sequence genome contains a region encoding:
- the RNF186 gene encoding E3 ubiquitin-protein ligase RNF186 produces MEKSTEKPNNAPGKDSPVPTEVSRVGPLRETTADVNRLELTEEGTKEIKSPAGTEQDSPDTFTPAPAEGDCPNSKHLIRLTSSEPPEVYSFDVNPSSSPPAPRDMDCLICFNKYNIYRVPKLLECQHSFCAVCLKLILRREQGTWLITCPLCRKATTVSGGLIRTLPNKEDIMEHLESPDSTLELHISALGLDSTSWTLSSPDTLHGEETAPADNRLAVQRLVLLLLLVVILTILILPFMHSGVIKWVICLMLALGLAMSMVLCCTPKLYWRCNRDSLTSCHKETHITAIA; encoded by the coding sequence ATGGAGAAATCCACAGAGAAGCCAAACAATGCTCCTGGGAAGGACAGTCCTGTGCCCACAGAGGTGAGCAGAGTGGGACCCCTCAGAGAAACTACTGCAGATGTGAACAGGCTGGAACTCACTGAAGAAGGCACTAAAGAAATTAAGAGtcctgcaggcacagagcaAGACAGTCCTGACACCTTCACACCAGCCCCTGCTGAAGGAGACTGTCCAAACTCAAAGCATCTCATTAGGCTAACGAGCTCCGAGCCTCCTGAAGTGTACAGCTTTGACGTGAACCCCTCGAGctcacccccagcacccagggACATGGACTGCCTGATCTGCTTCAACAAGTACAACATCTACCGGGTGCCCAAGCTCCTGGAGTGCCAGCACAGCTTCTGTGCTGTCTGCCTCAAGCTGATCCTGCGCAGGGAGCAGGGCACCTGGCTCATCACCTGCCCCCTCTGCAGAAAGGCCACCACGGTGTCAGGAGGCCTCATCCGCACGCTCCCGAATAAAGAAGACATCATGGAGCACTTGGAAAGCCCAGATTCAACCCTCGAGCTGCACATCTCTGCCCTAGGGTTGGACAGCACCAGCTGGACTCTGAGCAGCCCAGACACTTTGCACGGAGAGGAAACTGCCCCAGCAGACAACAGACTGGCTGTGCAGAGActggtgctgctcctgctgctggtggtgatcctcaccatcctcatcctTCCGTTCATGCACTCTGGGGTGATCAAATGGGTGATTTGCCTCATGCTTGCTCTGGGGTTGGCCATGTCAATGGTGCTTTGCTGTACCCCTAAACTCTACTGGAGGTGTAACAGGGACTCGCTCACCTCCTGCCACAAGGAGACTCACATCACTGCTATCGCCTGA